One window from the genome of Rhodopirellula halodulae encodes:
- a CDS encoding sigma-70 family RNA polymerase sigma factor yields MHSSYRNIAIKELRDQLARFSPRAKKIEQSLLAEKLLSEIQPDRDYSLDYVTFRITNYRPESSLRQTIASADLAHDLRLLIEDLSDAADIRADEAGEHVHTVADLSRNFHVSTKTISRWRDAGLVSRKFLFGKRKRVGFLNSSVDRFIANNREKVRRGERFSQLTDGEKTEMVERARQLVEGGATFAEVIQQIASIMHRSPETVRYTLKNFDSRNRQLAIFPHHRETLSDEDKRVIHQLQIHGATIPQLCKRFKRTRTSIQRILNEVRMQQLLEMPLEYIYNEDFEDTSRESEYLAEMPASENARKVRAPSELPSYLAALYDVPLLTREQEGHLFRKMNYLKHRANKLRQSLTDADKMDAGVMDQIQSLYEEAVKVKNKIVQANLRLVVSIAKRHVASAEDFFSLISDGNMSLIRAVEKFDYSRGNKFSTYASWAIMKNFARTIPNEFKHRDRFRATPDEMFVAHQDERLDPYLEETVQLQRQRELARILDRLDEREQKIISARFGLQRGVEPLTLKEVGEEMGVTKERVRQLEARALSKLRDAARDAKIDVELGAS; encoded by the coding sequence ATGCATTCGTCTTATCGCAACATTGCTATCAAAGAACTTCGCGACCAATTGGCTCGGTTCAGCCCCCGTGCCAAGAAGATCGAGCAGTCCTTGTTGGCCGAAAAATTGCTGTCGGAGATTCAACCCGATCGCGATTATTCCTTGGATTACGTTACGTTCCGCATCACCAATTACCGCCCCGAATCCTCGCTTCGCCAAACGATCGCCTCGGCCGACCTGGCTCATGATCTGCGTCTGTTGATCGAAGACCTCTCGGACGCGGCGGACATTCGGGCCGACGAAGCCGGTGAGCATGTTCACACCGTGGCCGATTTGAGCCGTAATTTTCACGTTTCCACCAAGACCATCAGCCGTTGGCGCGATGCGGGTTTGGTCAGTCGGAAGTTCCTGTTCGGCAAACGGAAACGTGTCGGCTTCCTCAACAGCAGCGTCGACCGCTTCATCGCCAACAACCGCGAAAAGGTCCGTCGCGGCGAACGCTTCAGCCAACTGACCGACGGCGAAAAGACCGAGATGGTCGAACGTGCCCGTCAATTGGTGGAAGGTGGTGCCACCTTCGCTGAAGTGATCCAGCAAATCGCCTCAATCATGCACCGATCCCCCGAAACGGTTCGGTACACGCTGAAGAATTTCGATTCGCGAAATCGCCAGTTGGCGATATTTCCTCACCATCGCGAAACGCTCAGCGACGAAGACAAACGCGTCATCCACCAATTGCAAATTCACGGCGCGACCATCCCACAACTGTGCAAACGATTCAAACGCACTCGCACTAGCATTCAGCGCATCTTGAACGAAGTTCGAATGCAGCAGTTGCTGGAGATGCCTTTGGAGTACATCTACAACGAGGACTTTGAAGACACCTCGCGTGAAAGCGAATACCTGGCTGAAATGCCCGCGTCGGAAAACGCTCGCAAAGTTCGTGCACCGTCGGAACTCCCCAGCTACTTGGCCGCGCTCTACGACGTTCCGTTGCTGACGCGGGAACAAGAAGGCCATTTGTTCCGCAAGATGAATTACCTGAAGCACCGAGCCAACAAGCTGCGTCAGTCGTTGACCGATGCGGACAAGATGGACGCTGGTGTCATGGACCAAATCCAATCGCTCTACGAAGAGGCGGTGAAGGTCAAGAATAAGATCGTCCAGGCCAACCTGCGTCTCGTGGTCTCGATCGCGAAACGCCATGTGGCTTCGGCGGAAGATTTCTTTTCGCTGATCAGTGACGGCAACATGTCGTTGATCCGTGCCGTGGAGAAGTTTGATTACTCCCGCGGAAACAAGTTCAGCACGTATGCATCGTGGGCGATCATGAAAAACTTCGCTCGGACCATTCCGAACGAATTCAAACACCGCGATCGCTTCCGAGCGACTCCGGACGAGATGTTCGTCGCCCACCAAGACGAGCGTTTGGATCCGTACTTGGAGGAAACGGTCCAGCTACAACGTCAGCGTGAGCTGGCACGAATCCTGGATCGATTGGACGAGCGGGAGCAAAAGATCATCAGCGCCCGCTTCGGACTGCAACGTGGCGTCGAGCCGCTGACTCTGAAGGAAGTCGGTGAGGAAATGGGCGTGACAAAGGAACGAGTGCGGCAGCTTGAGGCTCGAGCACTGAGCAAGCTTCGTGACGCAGCCCGTGATGCCAAAATCGATGTGGAATTGGGTGCGAGCTGA
- the rpmA gene encoding 50S ribosomal protein L27, which translates to MAHKKGQGSSRNGRDSNAQRRGVKKYGGEAVVAGNILVRQVGTKFHPGAGVGMGNDYTLFALVDGKVRFDRKGRRVNIDVA; encoded by the coding sequence ATGGCACATAAAAAGGGTCAGGGCAGCAGCCGCAACGGTCGTGACAGCAACGCGCAGCGTCGTGGTGTCAAGAAATATGGTGGTGAAGCTGTGGTCGCCGGCAACATCTTGGTTCGTCAGGTTGGAACCAAATTCCATCCCGGCGCCGGTGTCGGCATGGGCAACGACTACACGTTGTTCGCATTGGTCGACGGCAAAGTCCGCTTCGATCGCAAAGGTCGTCGCGTCAACATCGACG